The Fortiea contorta PCC 7126 genome has a segment encoding these proteins:
- the ribBA gene encoding bifunctional 3,4-dihydroxy-2-butanone-4-phosphate synthase/GTP cyclohydrolase II — MVAQVEAGVQVAESSTQTFKFDAIDAGLADLKAGRIIVVVDDENRENEGDLICAAQFATPDIINFMAVEARGLICLAMTGDRLDELDLPLMVSNITDTNQTAFTVSIDASPELGVTTGISAEDRARTIQIALNPATKPTDLRRPGHIFPIRAKVGGVLKRAGHTEAAVDLSRLAGLYPAGVICEIQNPDGSMARLPELIEYAKRHQLKIISIADLISYRLQHDRLVVRESIAELPTQFGHFQIYAYRHTVDNSEHVAIVKGDPANFVDEAVMVRMHSECLTGDALGSLRCDCRMQLQAALKMIENAGQGIVVYLRQEGRGIGLINKLKAYSLQDMGLDTVEANERLGFPADLRDYGMGAQMLMDLGVNKIRLITNNPRKIAGVKGYGLEVLDRVPLLIEANDHNSYYLATKAKKLGHMLLQTYLVTVAIKWEDDPQLVTKRYERLEKLRHFAKSHHLLLQEEARPLAIAIFDQPSLTVHLGFDQPKVAACDWYQQHGHPYLQAVCQILDKLATLPYVQQLEFLISSGCDPLSNLQIQLDRQVLSLDTLPSTICDRLETQQIYSFSKQG; from the coding sequence GTGGTTGCTCAAGTAGAAGCAGGAGTCCAGGTTGCTGAGTCCTCCACCCAAACCTTTAAATTTGATGCGATTGATGCTGGTTTAGCAGACTTAAAAGCTGGACGGATCATCGTCGTGGTAGATGACGAAAATCGAGAGAATGAAGGTGACTTGATTTGTGCTGCTCAGTTTGCCACCCCTGATATCATCAACTTTATGGCGGTGGAAGCAAGAGGGCTGATTTGTTTGGCGATGACTGGCGATCGCTTGGATGAATTAGATTTGCCACTGATGGTGAGCAATATTACAGATACTAACCAAACAGCGTTCACTGTAAGTATAGACGCCAGTCCAGAATTAGGCGTAACCACGGGCATTTCTGCTGAAGACCGAGCGCGGACTATTCAAATTGCTCTCAACCCAGCGACAAAACCCACAGACTTACGCCGCCCTGGTCATATTTTTCCAATTCGAGCTAAGGTGGGAGGCGTGCTCAAACGCGCCGGACACACAGAAGCGGCGGTGGATTTGTCAAGATTAGCTGGGCTATACCCGGCTGGGGTGATTTGTGAAATTCAAAACCCTGATGGTTCAATGGCACGGTTGCCAGAATTAATTGAATATGCTAAACGTCACCAGCTAAAGATTATTAGTATTGCCGATTTAATTAGCTATCGCTTACAACACGATCGCCTAGTTGTCCGCGAAAGTATTGCCGAACTACCCACCCAATTCGGTCATTTTCAAATCTACGCTTATCGCCACACAGTAGATAACTCAGAACACGTGGCGATTGTCAAGGGTGATCCGGCTAATTTTGTTGATGAAGCGGTGATGGTGCGGATGCACTCAGAATGCTTGACGGGTGATGCGCTGGGTTCCTTGCGCTGCGACTGTCGGATGCAACTACAAGCAGCATTAAAAATGATTGAAAATGCTGGTCAAGGTATAGTTGTTTACTTGCGACAAGAAGGGCGGGGAATCGGCTTGATTAACAAACTCAAAGCCTATTCCTTGCAGGATATGGGGCTGGACACAGTAGAAGCGAACGAGCGCTTGGGTTTTCCCGCAGACCTGCGCGACTACGGTATGGGGGCGCAAATGTTGATGGATTTGGGTGTAAATAAAATTCGCCTAATTACCAATAATCCCCGCAAAATTGCTGGTGTCAAAGGTTATGGGTTAGAAGTACTTGATCGTGTCCCGCTGTTGATTGAAGCGAATGATCACAACTCCTACTATCTAGCGACCAAAGCCAAAAAGCTCGGTCACATGCTGTTGCAAACTTATCTGGTGACAGTAGCGATTAAATGGGAAGATGACCCACAGTTAGTCACGAAACGCTATGAGCGATTAGAAAAACTGCGCCATTTCGCTAAAAGCCATCATCTATTATTACAGGAAGAAGCGCGCCCACTAGCGATCGCTATCTTTGACCAACCATCTTTAACAGTACACCTAGGTTTTGATCAACCCAAAGTTGCAGCCTGTGATTGGTATCAACAGCATGGACATCCTTACCTGCAAGCAGTCTGCCAAATTCTTGACAAGCTAGCAACCTTACCCTATGTTCAGCAGTTAGAATTCCTGATATCTTCTGGTTGCGACCCGTTGAGTAATCTCCAAATCCAGCTAGATCGACAGGTGTTATCTCTGGATACATTACCATCTACGATATGCGATCGCCTGGAGACGCAACAAATCTACAGTTTTAGTAAGCAAGGTTGA
- a CDS encoding cupin domain-containing protein, with protein sequence MEKYLVTKEEIESYEGIEKTHFLNSNARRLNKSLGDLTGLKNIGFHIIEVEPGRESTELHMHYHEEECVYILEGEAEATIGESVYPVKAGDFIGYRAGGEPHKLKNTGNSIFKCIVVGQRLDHDIGDYPNLHKRIYRSKGLKWNLVDMENIDEPVAGKKA encoded by the coding sequence ATGGAAAAGTATTTAGTCACCAAAGAAGAGATTGAGTCTTATGAAGGAATAGAAAAAACACATTTTCTCAACTCCAATGCTCGCAGATTGAATAAGTCTCTAGGAGATTTGACGGGTTTAAAAAATATCGGTTTCCACATCATTGAAGTAGAGCCTGGACGTGAATCAACGGAGCTTCATATGCACTATCACGAAGAAGAGTGCGTATACATTCTTGAGGGAGAAGCTGAAGCAACAATTGGAGAAAGCGTTTATCCAGTTAAAGCAGGAGATTTTATTGGATATCGCGCTGGTGGTGAGCCGCACAAGCTGAAAAACACAGGTAATTCTATATTCAAATGTATAGTAGTTGGTCAAAGGCTAGACCATGATATCGGTGACTATCCAAATTTGCACAAGCGTATATATAGGAGCAAAGGTTTAAAGTGGAATCTGGTCGATATGGAAAACATAGATGAACCAGTAGCAGGTAAAAAGGCATAA
- a CDS encoding N-acetylmuramoyl-L-alanine amidase, giving the protein MKFGDWATRIILISLLLMAMAATLLIGRATKLQIQTAQPDPAIISWNQNPPVQFQSAKTQAEVSAKTSKPPTKTNSPVKNNQTPVRYKTTTAFAQYRPRLEMATVDPSNYGERFAQNANGVFFNNEPIVVIHETSNSASSAVNFFQTPHDDESVQASYHSLVKLDGTIVYLVPPDKRAFGAGDSVFVGANGIETVQTNPNLPPSVNNFAYHVSLETPPDAWGLNNIKGHSGYTEPQYNSLAWLIAQSQIPIERITTHRGVDRSGRKVDPLSFDGDKFLNLLRSFRQAISIK; this is encoded by the coding sequence ATGAAGTTCGGAGACTGGGCTACCAGAATTATATTAATTTCTCTGTTGCTAATGGCTATGGCCGCAACCTTACTGATTGGTCGAGCGACAAAACTACAAATTCAGACAGCGCAACCAGACCCAGCAATCATCAGCTGGAATCAAAATCCACCGGTGCAATTTCAATCAGCCAAAACTCAAGCCGAAGTATCTGCAAAAACTTCCAAACCTCCCACCAAAACCAATTCGCCCGTAAAAAATAATCAAACTCCAGTCAGGTACAAAACCACCACAGCTTTTGCACAATACAGACCCAGACTGGAAATGGCGACAGTAGACCCCAGTAATTATGGAGAAAGATTTGCTCAAAACGCCAATGGTGTATTTTTCAACAATGAACCAATTGTCGTGATTCATGAAACCAGTAATTCAGCTTCCAGCGCCGTCAACTTTTTTCAAACACCCCATGATGATGAAAGCGTCCAAGCAAGTTATCATTCATTAGTTAAACTTGATGGAACAATTGTTTATTTAGTCCCACCAGACAAACGAGCTTTTGGCGCTGGTGATTCAGTATTTGTCGGCGCTAATGGAATAGAGACTGTGCAGACAAATCCTAATTTACCGCCATCAGTCAACAATTTTGCTTATCATGTCTCTTTAGAAACGCCACCAGACGCTTGGGGGCTTAACAATATTAAAGGTCATAGCGGTTACACAGAACCTCAATATAATTCTCTGGCTTGGTTAATTGCTCAGAGTCAAATCCCCATCGAACGGATTACCACCCACCGGGGAGTAGACCGGTCTGGAAGAAAAGTAGACCCGCTGAGTTTTGATGGCGACAAATTCCTCAACCTACTCCGTTCTTTCCGTCAAGCCATATCAATTAAATAG